TGTGTGTGTGTTAACAATAATTCCCGAATCTCCAAATTTTCAGGCATAAAATTTTCGGATAATTTTAGATTTCCGTTAGTAAATAAACAAGGGGAGTTCCCTGTTATGCGGTAATCGCAATCGCTATTCATAAATTATTTGCCATTTAGCTGTTAATACGAGTGCGAAAGTAGTTAAATTTTAGCACTAAACAAACAATTTTAATAGAAAATAGAAGTCAATATTTTAAAATACATTAATTATCCGGTCGATGTTACCTTTGGTACGCTTTTCAAGGGATCCTTCGCTCCGTTCGTGAGGACACGAGCGAAGAGAAAAAAATTATTTTTCCCGACGTACGATTTTTATACCGACATCGGTAATATGAGACGTAATATCATCCCGCATTCCCTGTTGTATCATAATCGTTTGTTTTCCGCTTCCGGGAAACCTGACTCCAGACTGCAACGGAACCTCTTGCTGATACGACGCCCCCCACCCCGAGCCGTACCACTTGCCGAAACGATCGGCCAAACGGCAATCGAGCGTATCGGTACGCATTATCGTATCCTGAGGATAAGTCACAAACAACCAAAGATTATTATATGCATAATCATTATTATAACGCAACAATACCGATATATCGTAAGTTGCCAGCGTATCGGTAATCTCGGGAGTAAACCGTAAAATGTTACGTTTGTCCCAACCTCTGTCGGGAATATGATTATAGGAACTAAAAACCAACCCGGTTTCGGTACAAGAAACCAGTAAAAGAACCATTATGAAAATTACGACTCCGTACTTATTCGGCATTTTTCCCCGGTGTCGTTCTATCCTGTTGCTTTTCATTCCCATTTTTCCCTTGCTGATTGGGTTTATTTTGCGAAGATGAACGATTACCGGACTTTCCCGGTCGGTTCCCGTTCTGCTTTTGCCCGTTATTATCTTTACGAGGCTTAGATTGTTGCCCGTTTTCTCCCGCATTTTCCAGTTTCCCATTGCTATTCGCAATGCCAGTAACCTGCGGTTTTTTCTTTCTCTTATTATTCGACTTTTTCTTGGCTTTATCGAATCGGGTAAGACTATCCTGCCCTACGACGTCTTCAAATTCTTTACGAACAGGTTCTTTCTCGATTTCTTCTTCGAGCCTATCGGGCTTTATTCCCTTTTTATTCATCGCCATTACGTCGAATACCCTGTCGGCATCGAGCGTTACCAAATTGGCAGCAATCTCTTTGCTGGTAGAATAGGTCATCTGGCGTTTAAATATATCTGTCTTAAAATGATAATAAGTACTATCTTTGGTTTCGAGAGGAACCTCTTTAGAAGGCAGTCTTTTCTGTCCTTCGACATAAGCATCTACCTCGTAGTTAAGGCAGCATTTCAATTTAGCGCATTGCCCGGCCAGTTTCTGAGGATTCAATGATATATCCTGATAGCGTGCCGCACTCGTAGCTACCGAAACAAAATTAGTCATCCAGCTCGAACAGCATAACTGCCGGCCACAAGGGCCTATACCTCCGATACGACCGGCCTCCTGCCGGGCACCGATCTGTTTCATTTCGATACGCACCCTGAATGCTTCGGCCAATACCTTAATCAACTGACGAAAATCGACGCGGTCATCCGCTATATAATAAAAAATAGCTTTATTTCCGTCACCCTGATACTCGACATCACCGATTTTCATATTCAATTTCAGATCTTCGGCGATCTTACGGGCACGTAACATCGTACTGTGTTCTTTCGCTTTGGCTTCTTCGTATTTCTCGAGATCGTTCGGTTTCGCTTTCCGATATACTCTTTTCAGATCGGGATTATCGGGTTTTATCCCGTTTTTTTTCATTTGCAATAACACCAGCCGTCCGGTAAGGGTAACCTCACCGATATCATGACCGGGATTGCCTTCTACCGCTACGATATCACCTTTCTCCAGTTTTATATGGGTAGAGTTTTTATAATATCCCTTCCGGGTATTTTTAAACTGCACTTCAACCATTTCGGTATCGTTATGCGATTCGGGCAAATCAGCCAACCAATCGTAACAATGCAATTTATTAGGCTGCTTTTTACAACAGCATGTTTTCTTCGGGATATTATTATTGTTGTCAGACGTATTGTCCATATAATCGATTCTCCGTATTAAAATTGACAACCACGAACCGCACACAACAAATCATCGGGTGGAGTTCGTGGTCGAAATGTATTTATAATCTGTTCCCAGGGATACTACTTCTCCGTTTTATTTGGCGAAGCTCACCGCACGGGTTTCACGAATCACCGTAATTTTTACCTGTCCAGGATAAGTCATCTCATCCTGTATACGTTTGGCGATTTCGGTCGAAAGATTTTCGGTTTCGGCATCACCGATCTTATCGGCACCCACGATCACTCTCAATTCCCGGCCGGCCTGTATAGCATACGTTTTAAGCACACCGGGATAAGAAAGGGCCAACTGCTCGAGATCGTTCAACCGTTTGATATACGCTTCTACAATTTCGCGGCGGGCACCCGGACGAGCTCCTGAAATCGCATCGCAAACCTGAACGATAGGCGCCAACAGGCTGGTCATTTCGGTTTCATCGTGATGAGCTCCGATCGCATTGCAAATATCGGGTTTTTCCTTATATTTCTCTGCCAGTTTCATACCCAATAAAGCATGTGGCAATTCCGGTTCTTCATCGGGGACTTTTCCTATATCGTGTAAAAGCCCGGCCCGTTTCGCTTTTTTCGGATTCAATCCTAACTCACTCGCCATTATAGCGCATAAATTAGCCGTTTCCCGAGAGTGCTGCAAAAGATTCTGCCCGTAAGAAGAACGGTATTTCATTTTACCCACTAATCTTATAAGTTCGGGATGTAACCCGTGAATACCTAAATCTATCGCCGTACGCTTTCCGGTTTCGATAATCTCTTCTTCAATTTGTTTACGCACCTTAGTCACCACCTCTTCGATACGCGCCGGATGTATACGGCCATCGGTTACCAACTGATGTAATGCCAAACGCGCGATTTCACGACGTACCGGATCGAATGCCGATAATACGATGGCTTCGGGTGTATCATCTACAATAATCTCTACCCCGGTAGCGGCTTCGAGAGCACGTATATTACGGCCTTCACGTCCGATAATACGTCCTTTTATTTCATCCGAATCGATGTGGAACACTGTAACCGAATTCTCGATCGCTGTTTCGGTAGCGACCCGTTGAATACTCTGTATCACAATGCGCTTAGCTTCTTTGTTTGCAGTAAGCTTGGCATCGTCCATAATATCGTTTATATATGAAGCAGCTTGTGTTTTAGCTTCTTCTTTCAACGATTCGATGAGTTTTTCTTTAGCTTCCTCAGCCGAAAGGCCTGAAAGATGTTCAAGTTTTTCAACTTCGGTTTTATGCAATTTTTCAAGTTCCTGTTTTTTCTTATCCACAACTTCTATCTGAGCATCGAGATTTGCCCTTACAGCATCGGCTTCCGCTTTTTTACGCTGTAACTCTTGCTGTTGCTGATTTAACTGCAGCTCACGTTGTTTCGCTTTTGCCTCTGCCGACTGCAATTTAGCATTGCGTGCATTAGCCTGTTTTTCTAAATCAGCCTTGAGGTGTAGAAATTTCTCCTTCACCTCAAGCATTTTATTCTTCTTAATTACTTCGGCTTCTTTGCCGGCTTCTTCAATAATCGAGTTCACTCTTGCCTTCAGCAGGGTTTTATATATAAGGAGTACAATTCCCCCACCCAGCAACAAACAACCGATCCCAACTCCGATCAATAGTATGTAATCCATTTGTTCTTATTTAATAATTATAAAAAAGCACTACAAACAAGGTTATAATAACCCTTGTTGCAGTGCAGGAATCTGTTTCTCAAAAATATTTATGTTCTAAAATCTACTCTTCCTTCAAATAGCGTTCCAATTCCTCATCCAGTTCCCGAATCGTTTGGGACAACACATCCACATCGCGGGATTCTTTTATTTTCAGATAGGCATACGACAATTCCAATGCTGTCATACAAAGAAAATCCTGTAAGGTCTTCTTTTTATCAGCGCCCAAGCGCTCCGAGTAATTTGCCAGCTTTACATCTATCAGTTTCGCAGCCTTACGAATCAGCTCCTCATCACTCCGATTTATAATCAGCGGATAAGAACTCCCGGCTATTTTCAAATTAATTGTAAACTTATCGTTCATAGCATCTATTCATTTAATAAAGAGATGCATTTATCGATTTCCCGCACTATTTTGTTAAACCTGTTACGAGCCTCTTTTACATCGGGTGCGCCCAATGCGATGCCTTTTGCCGTTTTCAGATTCAGATATTTGATATTTATTTCTTCCTTATCTTTGTGAAGAGCGGCTTTTTCCTCCTCCAATTGCGCGATACGATCCTCCAGCGCTCTCATTTTCTCCTTCAGAACATTATTCCGCCTTATGAGTTCTTTTATCTTAGCGCTTAATGCTCCCAGCAGCAATTTCGGATTGTCAGCCATTTTATATCAAATTCTACACAAATATAGAGATTATGATCGAATATTAAAAGATATCGGTCAATATTTTAACGACTCTTTCAAAAAAAGATAGAAATACAACCGGCCGAACTTGTAACCGGCCGGTTGTATTTCTATCTTTTCAGAATAAGAGCGCTCGAATACGGAACTTCTACACTTCCTCCCTTTACGGTTCCCATACCTGCCTCATTTATAACACCGTCTTTAACGACTACCGTCCAATTGCCTTCGGGGATATTCACTTTACGAGATATACTGTCGCCATTGAATATAACCAGTATTTCACGCCAGGAATCTCCGTTAGCATGTTCTCCCAGCATATAGGCTATGACACCGGGTGACGTATCGAGAAAATGCAAATGCGAACGTATTCCCTCGCTTGTAGGAATTCGAAAAGCGGGATGGTTTTTTCGCAATGCGATAAGGCCCTGGTAATAATTAAACAAATCACGGTAACGGGTTTTGTTCTCCCAATCGATCGCATTAACAGAATCGGGTGACTGATAAGAATTATGTACCCCTTTTTTAGTCCGGAATATTTCCTCTCCATTAAATATAAACGGGACTCCCTGCGAAGTAAATACAATCGTCTGTGCAAGCTTATCGAGTCTGATAAGGTCTTGTTCGGCCATCTCGGGATTAGAAGCTTTTAATTTATCGACCAAACAAAGATCGTCATGACTCGACACATAATTGATCGATTGCGCAGGGGTAAGAGCATACGGCGCATCCGAATAATTTACATTGTGGTAATTTATCTCCGGATGATTTGTAGCTCCCACGATCCCGAATTTTACACTTTCTTCAAGCCCTTTTACCCCCGATACAAATCCCTGCGAAGCCCCATCGCTGTAATGTCCTTTTACTGCATCACGCAAATCATCGTTAAATACTGCGATACCGGGCATCTTCGGAGCATTGGCTTTTAGTGCCCTTTTCTCCGCAGGATATGGAGAATCGGCAGCAGCCCATCCTTCCCCGTACACAAAAATAGTAGGATCTATTTTATTCAGTTCTTTCCTGACTTGGTTCATCGTCTCGATATCGTGTATACCCATCAGGTCGAAGCGGAAACCGTCGACATGGTATTCGTTCACCCAATACTTTACCGATTCTACGATATACCGTCGCATCATTTCGCGTTCCGAAGCCGTTTCATTCCCACAAGCCGACGCATCGGAATATCCCCCCTCGGCATTATGACGATAATAATAACCCGGCGCCGTCAGATTGAAGTTAGAATTTTCAGTTGTATATGTATGGTTATAAACGACATCCATAATAACCCGAATTCCGTTATCATGAAGCGCCTTTATCATTTGCTTCATTTCTTTGATACGGGTTTCGGGGGTAAAAGGATCAGTTGAATACGAACCTTCAGGAACATTATAATTTTTCGGATCGTATCCCCAGTTATATTTATTCTCCGATAGACGAGTCTCATCGATCGAACCGAAATCATAGGAAGGCAATAAATGCACATGCGTTACCCCTAATTCTTTCAAATGATCGATACCGGTTTTCTGCCCCGACGGCGAACGCGTTCCCGTTTCAGTAAGCGATAAAAATTTACCGCGATTGTTTATCCCCGATGTCGAATCGACAGAAAAATCACGATAATGCATTTCGTACAGGATAATATCATTAAAGTTTTTCAACGGTGGACGAACATCGTTTTCCCAACCTTCAGGATTAGTCTTGTTCATATCTACGATAGCCGCCCGATCTCCGTTTACCCCAACAGCCTTAGCCCATATGCCGGGGGTCTCTGGTAGCCATTTACCATCGTGATGAATCCGAAAAGTATAGAATTTTCCATACAATTTCCCATTTTGAGAAGCCCTCCACGGTTCTACGGGCGATTTCCTCGACATAGCCAGCACCTGCACGGGTTTTCCGCCTTGCCCCTGATCATAAATCAACAACTCAGCCGCATCGGCAGAAGGAGCCCATAGGGCAAACCGGGTTTCATCTTCCATTATCGTCACACCCAAATCAGCTCCTTTATAAGCAGGATAATCATCATACGGAGTCGAACCGACCACCGTGCTTTTTTTTCGGCATCCCGAAAAAGATATAATAAATCCCAAAATCGACAAAAAAGACAATAAAATGTATCGTTTCATAAATCTCCTTTACAATAAATAAAAAATTAATTCATTCACATTTTTATACATAAACTACACATATACAGACAAATATAGAAAATATAAATTCACGTAGATTAATACAGTCCTTGTATATAACAAAATTTGAACGGTTTTAGTTACTATTTCGATTTTTGAAGAAATAAGATACATAAAACTTAAAAATTACGTATTCACATCTTTTTGCTTTGTATATTTGCAAATAAACGAAAGGACACAACTTCGACAATGAAAATTTTATGGATCGACCTGAACAGCTCTTATGCCCATGCGTCTCTTGCTTTACCCGCTTTACATGCGCAAGTAAAAAAACGCAACGACATAGAATGGCATATCATATCAGCCACAA
The Coprobacter tertius DNA segment above includes these coding regions:
- a CDS encoding cell division protein ZapA is translated as MNDKFTINLKIAGSSYPLIINRSDEELIRKAAKLIDVKLANYSERLGADKKKTLQDFLCMTALELSYAYLKIKESRDVDVLSQTIRELDEELERYLKEE
- a CDS encoding gliding motility lipoprotein GldH, with the translated sequence MKSNRIERHRGKMPNKYGVVIFIMVLLLVSCTETGLVFSSYNHIPDRGWDKRNILRFTPEITDTLATYDISVLLRYNNDYAYNNLWLFVTYPQDTIMRTDTLDCRLADRFGKWYGSGWGASYQQEVPLQSGVRFPGSGKQTIMIQQGMRDDITSHITDVGIKIVRREK
- the pulA gene encoding type I pullulanase, with the translated sequence MKRYILLSFLSILGFIISFSGCRKKSTVVGSTPYDDYPAYKGADLGVTIMEDETRFALWAPSADAAELLIYDQGQGGKPVQVLAMSRKSPVEPWRASQNGKLYGKFYTFRIHHDGKWLPETPGIWAKAVGVNGDRAAIVDMNKTNPEGWENDVRPPLKNFNDIILYEMHYRDFSVDSTSGINNRGKFLSLTETGTRSPSGQKTGIDHLKELGVTHVHLLPSYDFGSIDETRLSENKYNWGYDPKNYNVPEGSYSTDPFTPETRIKEMKQMIKALHDNGIRVIMDVVYNHTYTTENSNFNLTAPGYYYRHNAEGGYSDASACGNETASEREMMRRYIVESVKYWVNEYHVDGFRFDLMGIHDIETMNQVRKELNKIDPTIFVYGEGWAAADSPYPAEKRALKANAPKMPGIAVFNDDLRDAVKGHYSDGASQGFVSGVKGLEESVKFGIVGATNHPEINYHNVNYSDAPYALTPAQSINYVSSHDDLCLVDKLKASNPEMAEQDLIRLDKLAQTIVFTSQGVPFIFNGEEIFRTKKGVHNSYQSPDSVNAIDWENKTRYRDLFNYYQGLIALRKNHPAFRIPTSEGIRSHLHFLDTSPGVIAYMLGEHANGDSWREILVIFNGDSISRKVNIPEGNWTVVVKDGVINEAGMGTVKGGSVEVPYSSALILKR
- the rny gene encoding ribonuclease Y, with translation MDYILLIGVGIGCLLLGGGIVLLIYKTLLKARVNSIIEEAGKEAEVIKKNKMLEVKEKFLHLKADLEKQANARNAKLQSAEAKAKQRELQLNQQQQELQRKKAEADAVRANLDAQIEVVDKKKQELEKLHKTEVEKLEHLSGLSAEEAKEKLIESLKEEAKTQAASYINDIMDDAKLTANKEAKRIVIQSIQRVATETAIENSVTVFHIDSDEIKGRIIGREGRNIRALEAATGVEIIVDDTPEAIVLSAFDPVRREIARLALHQLVTDGRIHPARIEEVVTKVRKQIEEEIIETGKRTAIDLGIHGLHPELIRLVGKMKYRSSYGQNLLQHSRETANLCAIMASELGLNPKKAKRAGLLHDIGKVPDEEPELPHALLGMKLAEKYKEKPDICNAIGAHHDETEMTSLLAPIVQVCDAISGARPGARREIVEAYIKRLNDLEQLALSYPGVLKTYAIQAGRELRVIVGADKIGDAETENLSTEIAKRIQDEMTYPGQVKITVIRETRAVSFAK
- a CDS encoding PSP1 domain-containing protein, yielding MDNTSDNNNNIPKKTCCCKKQPNKLHCYDWLADLPESHNDTEMVEVQFKNTRKGYYKNSTHIKLEKGDIVAVEGNPGHDIGEVTLTGRLVLLQMKKNGIKPDNPDLKRVYRKAKPNDLEKYEEAKAKEHSTMLRARKIAEDLKLNMKIGDVEYQGDGNKAIFYYIADDRVDFRQLIKVLAEAFRVRIEMKQIGARQEAGRIGGIGPCGRQLCCSSWMTNFVSVATSAARYQDISLNPQKLAGQCAKLKCCLNYEVDAYVEGQKRLPSKEVPLETKDSTYYHFKTDIFKRQMTYSTSKEIAANLVTLDADRVFDVMAMNKKGIKPDRLEEEIEKEPVRKEFEDVVGQDSLTRFDKAKKKSNNKRKKKPQVTGIANSNGKLENAGENGQQSKPRKDNNGQKQNGNRPGKSGNRSSSQNKPNQQGKNGNEKQQDRTTPGKNAE